The region ACGGATAGCCGCCCGCGAAGGAGATCATCTCCGGGTCCGACAGGTACTTGAACAGCTCGCGGATCGGCGAGCCTTCCGGCTCGCGCAGCGCGGGAACGAACGGGTAGGCGACGGTCATGGTGAGGTCGGCCTCAGCATGCCGCCGCGGTCATCTTGAAGATGCCCTGCGCGTTGCCCGCATCGAAGCCCAGGTCCGTGCGCGTGACCGCCTGCGCGTCATCGACGTAGCGGTCGCGGGTAATGAACTCGTAGAACGAGCCCGGCACCTCGCGCACCACCTCGGCGCCGTCCGCGCCGACAAAGGCCCGGCGCACCGGGTCGGCGCGAAAGGCGGTCTGGCGCACGCGGCCGCTGCGCGACACTTCCACCTTGTCCTTGATCGGCCGGCCCAGCCGCTTCTGCGCCTCCGCCAGCGCGAATACGTCCTCGACGCGGTCGGTGGCGTGGTTGAAGGCATTGCCCTCGGTGGCAATCCAGGCCATTTCCGCCGATTCGGCCAGCAGCGCCTCATAGTCCTCCAGCCGGGGCGCCGCGTGCTGGCGCTCGAAGCAGCGCGCCAGCGCACCGATCAGCTCGCCGGCATCCGCCAGCGGCAACGACCCTTCGCGCTCGAGTTCCCACAGCAGCGCCTGCGCGCGCGGTGTCAGCGGATCGACCGAAGTCTCCAGGACGCGGCTGACGGCCTGCTGGAAGCCTTCGCTGAAGCGCTCCGGGTGCAGCTCGCTGACAAAGAACTGCGCGATCTCTTCCGGCGCGTCTTCATGCGCGTACGAGCGCCCGGTCATGCCGATGCGGTCGAGCGGATAGGTGCCGTTGAGCCGGTAGCCCAGCGGACGCAGGATGCGCGTGAAGGCGGCCTCGCCGGCGGGCAGCGCGCCGTGCTCAGGCCAGCGCACGGTGCGCAGCGCGCCATGGTCGAAGTGGACCTTGCCCCCGGCGGCAGCGACGTCCTCGGTGTAGGCCTTGCCGGTCGGCACGCGCTCGAGGATGCCGGCGAACAGCACCAGGTTCAGCGCGTGGGCAATCTCGGCGCGCGACGGACGCCCGGCCGCGCCGGCCGGCAGCTGCGCGGGCGCGCTCACCAGCGCGGACAGGCGGTCGGCGCCGGCGGCGCCGAGGTGCAGGGAAACGAGTTGGTTGATGTTGTTGCTCATGGTGCAGGCAGGCCCCATTGGCCTGATAACGAGATGAAGTTCAATGACGGCTTTCAGTCCACCGAGGCGCCAGACAGGCGCACGATCTCGCCCCACTTCTGGCGGTCCTTCTTCAGCACCTCGGCGAAGGCTTCGGGCGTGCTCGGCGCGGGTTCCGCGCCGAGGTCGCGCATGCGGGACTGCACGGCAGGATCGCCGAGCGCGCGCGCCAGGTCCTGGCTGATCTTCTGCGCCACCGCGCTCGATACGCCGCGCGGCGCCAGCAGGCCGAACCACGGGCTGGCGTCGAAGCCCGGCACCGGGCCGGCGGCGGCCACGGTCGGCACGTTGGGCAGCGCGGACGAGCGCGCCGGCGTGGTCACCGCCAGCGCCTTGAGCTTGCCGGAACGGACGAGCGGCAGCGATGCCGGCAGGTTGTCGAACATCACGTCGACGCTGCCGCCCATCAGGTCGGCGATCGCCGGGCTGCTGCCCTTGTAGGCGACGTGGCTCATCTCGGTGCCGGTCATGCGCTGGAACAGTTCGCCGGCCAGGTGCGTCGAGGTGCCGTTGCCCGCTGACGCCATGTTGACGCGCTTCGGGTTGGCCTTCAGGTAGGTAATGAACTCCGCCAGCGTCTGCACCTGGGCGCGCTCGGCAAACGCCGGCGACAGCACCACCACGTTGGGCACGCGCGCCACCATCGCCACCGGCGCGAAATCGGCCACGGCGTCATAGGGCAGCTTCTTGTACAGGGTGGGATTGATGCCGAACTCGCCCACCGAGCCCATCAGCAGCGTATAGCCGTCAGCGGTGGACTTGGCGGCGACGCCGGTGCCGACGATGCCGCCCGCGCCGGGGCGGTTCTCCACCAGCACCGGCTGCTTCCATTGCAGCGCGAGCCGCTCGCCGACCAGCCGCGCCACCATGTCGGTGGTACCGCCCGGCGGATACGGCACGATGATGCGGACGGGCTTGGCGGGGAAATCCTCGGCGGCGACGATGCCGGAAAGGGTCATGCCAAAGGCGAAAGTGCCGGCGGCCAGCGCGCTGAACAAGCGTTTCATTGTTGTTTTCCTGTCTACCTGATGGTTGTCGTTATGGCAGTGCCGCGATGGTGGGGGCCGCGGGACCAGGGCTGAATCATTTCTCATCAAGTCCACTGGTTCAAGCGAGATTTCGGTATAGGATGATGACTTTATGTCATCAACTACCCTTCCCTTCTTGCGATGCGGCTACGCCTTCCCAGCCTTTCCAGCCTGCGCGCCTTCGAAGCGGCCGCGCTGCACCTGAACCTGCGCCGCGCCGCCGCGGACCTGTTCATCACGGAAAGCGCGGTCTCGCGCCAGATTGCCTCGCTCGAAAGCCTGCTCGGCGTGCAGCTCTTTCACCGCGCCAACCAGCGCATCACCCTGACTGCGGCCGGTGCGCTCTACAGCGTCCAGGTGCGGGAGATGCTGCGCAAGCTGCAGCGCGACACCCTGGAGGTGATGGCGCATGAAGGTGCCGGCGGCACCGTCGAGCTGGCTTGCGTGCCGACCCTTGCCGTGGAATGGCTGATCCCGCGCCTGCCCGATTTCTACGCGCGGCATCCCCAGGTGGTGGTCAATATCAGCGCCCAGTCCGACGTGTTCCTGTTCGACGGCACGCCCTACGACGCGGCGATCCACTTCGGCGAAGCGGTCTATCCCGGCGCGCGGGCGGACCTGTTGTTCGGGGAAGAATCCGTGGCCGTGTGCCACCCGCAGCTGTTCGGCCGCAAGAAGCGCATCGACGCGCACGACATCGCGAATGCGCCGCTGCTGCACCTGGCCACGCGCAGTTTCGGCTGGAAGCAATGGATGGAAGCGGCCGGCATCGACGACGTCAACGCCATGCGCGGCGCCCGTTTCGACCACCACAGCATGGTCATCGCCGCGGCGCGGGCCGGCCTGGGTATCGGGCTGGTGCCGCGCTTCCTGGTCGAGGAGTACCTGGCGAGCGGGCAACTGGTGAGCCCGGTGGCGCGCTCGCTGCGCGCCACCAGCGCGTATTACCTGGTCCAGCCGGATACGCGACCGATGAGCCATGCCATGCAGCATCTGCGCGCGTGGCTGCTGGAGGCGGCGTCGAAATTTGCCCAGGGGCAGTCGGTGCCCCCGCGCGAACCGCGGCCCGCCACGCGGAAATGAAAGACGCCACGTTCAGGCCGGCGCCGCCGCCAGAGCTTGCGCCACCATCCCGGCAAAGGCATCGGCCATGCCGGAGTTCGCGAGGTGGCTGGCGCGAGCCATGCGCAGCTCTACCACGCACGCCGGCTCCAGCGGCACGATGCGCAGGGCATGGGCAAAGACCCGCGCCGCGTAGGGATTGACGATGCCGATGCCGGCGCCCTCGGCGGCCAGGCCGCAGATCGTTCCGGAGTAGGTGGTCTGCAGCGTCGCGGCCGGTTCGGCCCCGGCATCGCGCAGCACCTGCCACAGCGCAGTCGACAGTTCGTCGTCCGCATTCAGCGTCAGCAAGCGCTGCCCCGCCAGGTGCGAGGCGTGGAGGCGCTTCCGGGATGCCAGCGGGTGTTTCGGGTGCATCACGCAGACGGCGCGGGCACGGTGCATGACCTGGATGTCGAACTGCGGATGGTCGAGCCGCCCGGTCGCAAGCACCAGGTCGAAGCGTCCATGCAGCAGCCCTTCACTGAGCTGGTGGCTGCCCACGGTTTGCAGGTCGACGTGCACGTCGGGATGCTGCGCGATGAACCTGGCCAGGATGCCAGGCATCAGCCCGAGACCCAGCGCCGGCGTACAGCCCAGCCGCAGCCAGCCGGTGCCGGAGCGGCGCAGCAGCTCCACCTCCTGCCCGATACGCGCCAACCCCTGGAAATGGCCCTGGACCGTTTCGAACAACCGTTGTGCCTCGGGAGTCGGGCGCAGCCGGCCCTTGTCCATGTCGAACAGCTTCAGGCCGGCGCCGGACTGCATCTGCGCCAGCAGCCGGCTCACCGACGGCTGGGTGGTATGGAGCATGGCGGCGGCGGCGGTCGTGGTGCCGGTCAGCATGACGGCACGGAAGGCCTCGATTTCGCGGAATGTGGGCGCGCGTGGCATAGGCACAAGGCTGGATGGGGCGGGTGCAGTGTATATCAAGCGCGCATAGACACTACGCAAAATTGAATTTTTCGGCATGGTCGGCCAGGCCTACACTTGCCTGCAGAAAACGGCCGCTCGGCCGCACTGACCCAGGAGACTGCATATGTCGCGCAAGCTGAAACGATCAAGCTGCCTGCCCCCGTTGACCGCCGTGCTTGCCGGCGCCCTGTCGCTGTTCGCATGCAGCGCGCATGCCGCCTACCCGGAGCGCGCCATCCGCCTGATCGTGCCGTTCAGCGCGGGCGGCAGTTCCGACCTGCAGGCGCGCATGCTGGCTGACCGGCTGGGCAAGCTGTATGGCCAGACCGTGGTGGTGGAAAACCGCCCCGGCGCGGGCGGGCATATCGGCGGCAAGGCCGTGGCCGATGCCACGCCCGACGGCTATACGCTGCTGCTCGGCTCCATTGGCCTGCACGCCACCTATGGCACCTACCCCAAGCTGAACTACAACCCGGCCACCGACCTGAAGGTGGTGACCGTGCTGGCAGAGATGCCGCATGTGGTGGTGGTCAATCCGCAGATCCAGGTGGCGAACCTGAAGCAACTCGCCGAGGCCGCCGCCAAGCGTCCGCAGGGCATGACCTTTGGCTCGGCCGGGGTGGGCTCGTCCGTGCACATGATCGGCGAACTGTTCCGCGTCGCCACGGGCGCGCCGCTGACGCACGTGCCCTACAAGGGCAGCTCGGCCGCCATGGCTGACCTGCTGGGCGGCCAGATCGACATGATGTTCGAGAATCCGCCGACCACCCTCGGCTACATCCGTGCGGGCAAGCTGCGTGCGGTTGCGGTGACCGGCAAGACGCGCCTGCCGGCGCTGCCGCAGGTGCCCACCGCGGCGGAGTCCGGCGTGCCCGGCCTGGTCGCCACCTCGTGGACCACCATCGCGGTAGGCGCCAAAGTACCCGAGGCCATCGCCGACAAGCTGAATACCGATATCCGCGCCATCGTTGCCTCGCAGGAGTTCCGCAATGGCCTGGCCGAGCAAGGCATGAGCCCGGTGGCCAATACCCGCGACGCAGCCGCGAAATTCATCGGCGCCGAGAAGGCACGCTGGGACGAGGTCATCAGGAAGGCAAAGCTCAACGCCGAATAACCCGCCACCGCAACGGCCATATCCCTTGTCAACCTCGCGCCAGTCCATGCAAAACCCGGCCATCCAACGACTGCCCCTGCCCTGCCGCCGCCTCGGCGACGGGAAGTACCATCACTTCTTCGGCTACTACAACAAGAGCCCGTGGGACCGTAGCGACCGCTACGTGCTCGCGCACCGGGTCCCGATGGCCGATGCCGACCTCACGCCAGACCTGGTCGCGCAGATCGGCTACTTCGACACCCGCGATGGCGATCGCTTCCGCACCGTGGGCGAGACCCGGGCATGGAACTGGCAGATGGGGGCTCAGCTGCAATGGCTCGACGGTGCGCCCGGCCGGCAGCTTATCTACAACTGCCGCACCGATGACGAATCGGCTTTCTATCCCGGACTGGGCGCTGCCATCTGCGACGTCGAGAACGGCGCGCTGCGCTACCTGCCCATGCCGGTCTACGTGGTCGCGCCGGACAGCCGCTATGCGTTGTGTGTCGACTACCGCCGGCTCTACGTAACCCACCAGACCATCGGCTACAGCGATGACAGCTCGCTGCGCGCCAGGCCGTCGCTCGATCTGGCGCCCGCGCACGACGGCATCCATGCGATGGAGATCGCGACCGGGCAGTCGCGCCTGATCGTCAGCTACCAGGATCTGCGGAACTTCCATCCCGTGCCTTCGATGGACAAGGCGATCCACTGGGTCAGCCACATCGAGATCAACCCATCGTCTTCGCGCGTGCTGTTCCTGCACCGCTGGACCGAACGCGTGGAGGACGAGACCTGCTTCCTGCATCGGCTGATCACCGTCAATCCGGATGGCACGGACATGCGGCTGCTGGAGTGCTCCGACCATCCATTGCCGCAACTGGCCGGACACTTCGATCCCGATGCGGTGGGCACCTTCGATTACGAGAAGTCGGAATACCAGATCTCGCATCCCTTGTGGAAGGACGACACCCACATCATCGTCTGGGGCCCGCATGACGGCAGCATCCATTACCACCTGTACGAAGACCGGGCCGGCGGCGAGGTAACGGTGATCGGCGCGGGCGTGCTGACGGAGAACGGCCACATGACGTTCTCGCGCACCCATCCGCAATGGCTGCTCAGCGACACCTATCCGGACGCACAGACCAGCGAGCGCGTACTGTTTCTCTATGATGTCGAACGCGGCATGCGCTTCGACATCGGCACGTTCTACACCAGTCCTGACCTGAAAAAGGAGAACCGGTGCGACCTGCATCCGCGCTGGAGCCGCGATGGCAGGCAGATCTGCATCGATTCGATCCATGACGGCGATCGGCAGATGTACGTCCTCGACGCCGGCTCCGTGGCTGCGTGACATCGCGCCGCAGGCGCGCGCCCTATCCCTTGTCCGCGAGCCACACCTGCTGCAGCGCCCATGCCGGCGCCTCGCCCGGCGGCTGCGGCAGCGCCTGGGCCTCGGCGAGCATGGCGCCGGCCCTGGCCTGCAGCTTGTCCAGGCAGCGCGACAGTATCCGCGCCTCTTCTGCGGTCAGGCAGGCAGCCAGCTGCGTGTTGAACTCACGCGCCCGTGCAAAGGCGGCGCGGTAAACGGCTTCGCCCTCCTCGGTCAGCGTAAAGGCCGCCGCGCGCCGGTCCTGCGCGCGTGTTTCCCGACGCACCAGGCCGCGTTCCACCAGGGCGTGGACCGCGCGGCTGGCCAGCACCTTGTCCAGGCCGGCACTCTCCGCCAGTTCGGTCAGCCTCGTGCCCGGCTGCTCGCCCAGGAAGGAAATCATGCGCCATTCGCGCCGCGTCACGCCCGCCCGCGCGCGCAAGTGCAGCGCGGCCGCGCCCAGCGCGACGCGGTTCAGGTGATAGACCCGGTAATTGATGAAATCGGCCAGCCGCTGCGGCCGCTGCAGGCGGCTCCCGCCCTTGTCGTGTGCCATGCCACACCCACGATTTAGTTGACTTTGTCAATTATATCGACGGGTGTTAGCTTCCTGTCCATGCCGGCCGCCGGCGCACAACAGACAGGAGACACCGTGAGCCCCCGCCATTTCCTTCCCCGCCTTGCCGTCTGCCTGCTGGCGGTCGCGGCAGCCTGGTCCGCGCCGGCCAGCGCCCAGTCAGACCGGCCGCTGCGCATCCTGGTCGGCTATCCCGCCGGCGGCACCGCCGACCTGGCCGCACGCCTGGTGGGCGACAAGCTGCGCGAGACGCTGAACCAGACCGTGGTGATCGAAAACAAGCCCGGCGCAGGCGGTCGCCTGGTGATGGACTACGCGCGCACGCAGCCGGCCGATGGCAATACGCTGGTGGTGGCCAACTCGGCGGTCATGACGATCGCGCCATTGGTCTACCGCAAGCTCAACTACGACATCCAGCGCGATTTCACCCCGGTGGCGCAGGCCGCCAACTTCCAGCTTGCCCTGGCCACCGGCCCGGGCAGCCCGGCGCGCACGCTGAAGGATTACGTGGCATGGCTCAAGGCCGGTGCGCAGAACAACTCCTATGCGTCTCCCGCGCTCGGCAGCATTCCGCATTTCTTCGGGCTGATGATCGGCAAGCAGGTCGGCGTCGACATGCTGCACGTGCCGTTCAACGGCTCCGCGCCGCTGATGAGCGCACTGGTCGGCGGGCAGGTGCCCGCCTCGGTCGACACGCTGGCCGACCTGACCGAGATGCACCGCGCCGGCAAGATCCGCGTGCTGGCGACCTCCGGCACGCACCGCTCGGTGGCGCTGCCGGACGTGCCGACGTTCACGGAATTGGGCTACAAGGGCATCGAGGGCGAAGGCCGCTATGGCGTGCTTGCCCCGGCCGGCACGCCGCGTGCCGCGCTTGACCGGCTCAACGCCGCCATCGTCAAGGCGGTGCAGTCGTCCGACGTGCGCGACAAATTCCTGAAGCTGGGGCTGGAACCGGCCACCGGCCCCGCCGATGCCTTCGCCGGGGTGCTGAAGGCTGACGCGGCCAGGTGGGCGCCAGTGGTCAAGGCATCGGGCTATACCGGTGACTGATGCTGATGCCGGCGCCTGATGCCGGCGCCTGATGCCGCCGGGTGGCTCTCCGCAACCTTACCGACCCATGACGATCCGCAATACCCTCTTCATCATGTGCGACCAGCTGCGGCGCGACCATCTTGGTTGCTACGGGCACCCGACGCTGCGCACGCGCAATATCGATGCCCTGGCCGCGCGCGGCGTGCGCTTCGACCGCGCCTATGTCACCTCCGGCGTCTGCGGCCCCAGCCGCATGAGCTTCTATACCGGACGCTACGTCAGCAGCCACGGCGCCACCTGGAACCGCGTGCCGCTGTCGGTCGGCGAAATCACGCTGGGCGAATACCTGAAGGACAGCGGCCGCGCGCTGGCGCTGGCGGGCAAGACCCATGTGATGCCCGACAACGCCAACCTGAAGCGGCTGCACCTGGACGGCGGCACCGAGCTCGAGACGCTGCTGCGCAGCGGCCACTTTACGGAAGTGGACCGCCATGACGGCCATCACGCCGAGCCGCGCAGCGCCTATGCCGACTGGCTGCGCCGGCAAGGCTACGACAGCGCCGACCCGTGGACCGACTACGTCATCAGTGCGGAGAACGCGCGTGGCGAGGTCGTCTCGGGCTGGCACATGCGCAATGCCGGCCTGCCCGCGCGCGTAGCCGAGCCGCATTCCGAAACCGCCTATACCGTCGGGCAGGCGATGCAGTACATCGCCGCGCGCGGCGACGAGCCGTGGGTGCTGCACCTGTCGCTGGTCAAGCCGCACTGGCCCTATCTCGCTCCCGCGCCGTACCACGCCGCCTATTCGCTGGACGACTGCCTGCCGCTGCAGCGCCACGACGCAGAACTGGAAGACCCGCACCCGGTGCTGTCGGCCTATCGCACGCAGGAGGAGTGCGCCAACTTCATGCGTGCCGAGGTCTCCGACACCGTGCGCCCTGCGTACCAGGGCCTGATCCAGCAGATCGACGACCGGCTGGGGCTGCTGTGGGAACAGCTGGACCGGCTGGGCCGCTGGGACGACACGCTGATCGTCTTCACGGCCGACCACGGCGACTTCCTGGGCGATCATTGGCTGGGCGAGAAGGAGCAGTTCTACGACACCGTGCAGAACATCCCCTTGATCGTCTACGACCCTTCTCCGCAGGCCAATGCCACCCGCGGCACCGCGCAAGACAGCCTGGTCAGCGCGGTCGACGTGGTTCCGACGGTGCTGGATGCGCTGGGGCTGCCGCCCGCCGACCACCGCGTCGAAGGCCGCTCGCTGCTCGACCTGACGCGCCCCGCCGCGCGCGACAGTGCTGGCGCCTGGCGCGATGCCGTGGTCTCGGAGCTGGACTATGCCTATCGCGGCGCGCGTGTCGCGCTGGGCCGCCATCCCGGCGAATGCCGCGCCTGGATGGTGCGCGACGCGCGCTGGAAGTACGTGCACTGGCAGGGCTTCCGGCCGCAGCTGTTCGACCTGGACAACGACCCTCAGGAGTACTTCGACCTTGGCGCCGACCCTGGCCACGAGACCGTGCGCAGCGCCATGCGGCTGCGCCTGCTGGACTGGTTCTGCACGCTCAAGCCGCGTGTGACCGTGACCCACGAAGAGGTCGCGGCCAAGACCAATGTGTACAAGCAGGCCGGCGTGTTTTTCGGCGTCTGGTAACCGGATCGCCGCGTCTCAGGCCCCTGTCGCGGGCAGCGCAGGCCGCCTGAAAAAGTTGCACGGTTTGCCTGTCGATACTGCAACCGCGTGATGCGCGCGGCATGCCAGGCGGCGCGCCCCCCAACCTTGAGGGCCGCACCCCGCCGCGGCACGGATGGCGTATCCCTTGCAACGGGGGCTGGTGGGCCCTCTGTTCGGGCCGGCAACCGGAGCGATCATGAAGAACATCTGGATCATGGTGGCGGACGAGTCCGTCGCCCGGATTTTTGCCTCGCACGGCGACAGCGCCCCGCTGGAAGTCATCGAGGAAATCACCGACGCGGCCGCGCATGCCGACCGCGCCGACCTGCGCCGCGACGCCTACGGCCGCCGAGGCCAGGCCGCGGCGCAAGGCGATGCCGGACATCCCGGCGCGCACCAGGTGGGACCGTCGACGGTCACGTCGTCGGCGGGCGAGGATGAACTGCACCAGGAAGCGC is a window of Cupriavidus taiwanensis LMG 19424 DNA encoding:
- a CDS encoding DUF1338 domain-containing protein, whose protein sequence is MSNNINQLVSLHLGAAGADRLSALVSAPAQLPAGAAGRPSRAEIAHALNLVLFAGILERVPTGKAYTEDVAAAGGKVHFDHGALRTVRWPEHGALPAGEAAFTRILRPLGYRLNGTYPLDRIGMTGRSYAHEDAPEEIAQFFVSELHPERFSEGFQQAVSRVLETSVDPLTPRAQALLWELEREGSLPLADAGELIGALARCFERQHAAPRLEDYEALLAESAEMAWIATEGNAFNHATDRVEDVFALAEAQKRLGRPIKDKVEVSRSGRVRQTAFRADPVRRAFVGADGAEVVREVPGSFYEFITRDRYVDDAQAVTRTDLGFDAGNAQGIFKMTAAAC
- a CDS encoding Bug family tripartite tricarboxylate transporter substrate binding protein, whose amino-acid sequence is MKRLFSALAAGTFAFGMTLSGIVAAEDFPAKPVRIIVPYPPGGTTDMVARLVGERLALQWKQPVLVENRPGAGGIVGTGVAAKSTADGYTLLMGSVGEFGINPTLYKKLPYDAVADFAPVAMVARVPNVVVLSPAFAERAQVQTLAEFITYLKANPKRVNMASAGNGTSTHLAGELFQRMTGTEMSHVAYKGSSPAIADLMGGSVDVMFDNLPASLPLVRSGKLKALAVTTPARSSALPNVPTVAAAGPVPGFDASPWFGLLAPRGVSSAVAQKISQDLARALGDPAVQSRMRDLGAEPAPSTPEAFAEVLKKDRQKWGEIVRLSGASVD
- a CDS encoding LysR substrate-binding domain-containing protein, with product MRLRLPSLSSLRAFEAAALHLNLRRAAADLFITESAVSRQIASLESLLGVQLFHRANQRITLTAAGALYSVQVREMLRKLQRDTLEVMAHEGAGGTVELACVPTLAVEWLIPRLPDFYARHPQVVVNISAQSDVFLFDGTPYDAAIHFGEAVYPGARADLLFGEESVAVCHPQLFGRKKRIDAHDIANAPLLHLATRSFGWKQWMEAAGIDDVNAMRGARFDHHSMVIAAARAGLGIGLVPRFLVEEYLASGQLVSPVARSLRATSAYYLVQPDTRPMSHAMQHLRAWLLEAASKFAQGQSVPPREPRPATRK
- a CDS encoding LysR substrate-binding domain-containing protein, whose amino-acid sequence is MPRAPTFREIEAFRAVMLTGTTTAAAAMLHTTQPSVSRLLAQMQSGAGLKLFDMDKGRLRPTPEAQRLFETVQGHFQGLARIGQEVELLRRSGTGWLRLGCTPALGLGLMPGILARFIAQHPDVHVDLQTVGSHQLSEGLLHGRFDLVLATGRLDHPQFDIQVMHRARAVCVMHPKHPLASRKRLHASHLAGQRLLTLNADDELSTALWQVLRDAGAEPAATLQTTYSGTICGLAAEGAGIGIVNPYAARVFAHALRIVPLEPACVVELRMARASHLANSGMADAFAGMVAQALAAAPA
- a CDS encoding Bug family tripartite tricarboxylate transporter substrate binding protein; amino-acid sequence: MSRKLKRSSCLPPLTAVLAGALSLFACSAHAAYPERAIRLIVPFSAGGSSDLQARMLADRLGKLYGQTVVVENRPGAGGHIGGKAVADATPDGYTLLLGSIGLHATYGTYPKLNYNPATDLKVVTVLAEMPHVVVVNPQIQVANLKQLAEAAAKRPQGMTFGSAGVGSSVHMIGELFRVATGAPLTHVPYKGSSAAMADLLGGQIDMMFENPPTTLGYIRAGKLRAVAVTGKTRLPALPQVPTAAESGVPGLVATSWTTIAVGAKVPEAIADKLNTDIRAIVASQEFRNGLAEQGMSPVANTRDAAAKFIGAEKARWDEVIRKAKLNAE
- a CDS encoding TolB-like translocation protein, which gives rise to MQNPAIQRLPLPCRRLGDGKYHHFFGYYNKSPWDRSDRYVLAHRVPMADADLTPDLVAQIGYFDTRDGDRFRTVGETRAWNWQMGAQLQWLDGAPGRQLIYNCRTDDESAFYPGLGAAICDVENGALRYLPMPVYVVAPDSRYALCVDYRRLYVTHQTIGYSDDSSLRARPSLDLAPAHDGIHAMEIATGQSRLIVSYQDLRNFHPVPSMDKAIHWVSHIEINPSSSRVLFLHRWTERVEDETCFLHRLITVNPDGTDMRLLECSDHPLPQLAGHFDPDAVGTFDYEKSEYQISHPLWKDDTHIIVWGPHDGSIHYHLYEDRAGGEVTVIGAGVLTENGHMTFSRTHPQWLLSDTYPDAQTSERVLFLYDVERGMRFDIGTFYTSPDLKKENRCDLHPRWSRDGRQICIDSIHDGDRQMYVLDAGSVAA
- a CDS encoding MarR family winged helix-turn-helix transcriptional regulator, which translates into the protein MAHDKGGSRLQRPQRLADFINYRVYHLNRVALGAAALHLRARAGVTRREWRMISFLGEQPGTRLTELAESAGLDKVLASRAVHALVERGLVRRETRAQDRRAAAFTLTEEGEAVYRAAFARAREFNTQLAACLTAEEARILSRCLDKLQARAGAMLAEAQALPQPPGEAPAWALQQVWLADKG
- a CDS encoding Bug family tripartite tricarboxylate transporter substrate binding protein → MSPRHFLPRLAVCLLAVAAAWSAPASAQSDRPLRILVGYPAGGTADLAARLVGDKLRETLNQTVVIENKPGAGGRLVMDYARTQPADGNTLVVANSAVMTIAPLVYRKLNYDIQRDFTPVAQAANFQLALATGPGSPARTLKDYVAWLKAGAQNNSYASPALGSIPHFFGLMIGKQVGVDMLHVPFNGSAPLMSALVGGQVPASVDTLADLTEMHRAGKIRVLATSGTHRSVALPDVPTFTELGYKGIEGEGRYGVLAPAGTPRAALDRLNAAIVKAVQSSDVRDKFLKLGLEPATGPADAFAGVLKADAARWAPVVKASGYTGD
- a CDS encoding sulfatase-like hydrolase/transferase yields the protein MTIRNTLFIMCDQLRRDHLGCYGHPTLRTRNIDALAARGVRFDRAYVTSGVCGPSRMSFYTGRYVSSHGATWNRVPLSVGEITLGEYLKDSGRALALAGKTHVMPDNANLKRLHLDGGTELETLLRSGHFTEVDRHDGHHAEPRSAYADWLRRQGYDSADPWTDYVISAENARGEVVSGWHMRNAGLPARVAEPHSETAYTVGQAMQYIAARGDEPWVLHLSLVKPHWPYLAPAPYHAAYSLDDCLPLQRHDAELEDPHPVLSAYRTQEECANFMRAEVSDTVRPAYQGLIQQIDDRLGLLWEQLDRLGRWDDTLIVFTADHGDFLGDHWLGEKEQFYDTVQNIPLIVYDPSPQANATRGTAQDSLVSAVDVVPTVLDALGLPPADHRVEGRSLLDLTRPAARDSAGAWRDAVVSELDYAYRGARVALGRHPGECRAWMVRDARWKYVHWQGFRPQLFDLDNDPQEYFDLGADPGHETVRSAMRLRLLDWFCTLKPRVTVTHEEVAAKTNVYKQAGVFFGVW
- a CDS encoding host attachment protein, with product MKNIWIMVADESVARIFASHGDSAPLEVIEEITDAAAHADRADLRRDAYGRRGQAAAQGDAGHPGAHQVGPSTVTSSAGEDELHQEAQLFARRVADYLGDARNKQRFDELALIAAPRFLGLLRKTLPPAVTDVVTREIGKDFKHVPNNDLQQRLADEGIVPARRDERVNTGRDR